The following coding sequences lie in one Salarias fasciatus chromosome 7 unlocalized genomic scaffold, fSalaFa1.1 super_scaffold_4, whole genome shotgun sequence genomic window:
- the m17 gene encoding IL-6 subfamily cytokine M17, whose product MNGHVKNMHFQQLMETATTLLSLLLLMAVDSTKTVAAGRNQQCGNALQQTLKLTRLVQKESVDLIKTYKASQGEMSELLCKVSISNIPDPTISGLEPSERILSIYTQLQAFFPHFRRVYEQQTDLQLPTSPLLSELTGVRARSRDLAAVVNNFYQRFFPNLPVPEPAGGPTTLPPSQNVFQQKVYGCVVLKTYREFLSNVSRELKNLKSKVCRKKQRRNKLF is encoded by the exons ATGAATGGTCATGTAAAGAATATGCATTTTCAGCAGTTGATGGAAACAGCAACCA CATtactctccctcctgctgcttaTGGCTGTTGATTCAACAAAAACCGTGGCGGCAGGCAGAAACCAGCAGTGTGGGAATGCTCTGCAGCAGACTTTAAAGCTCACAAGGCTCGTGCAGAAGGAATCCGTGGACCTCATCAAAACATAT aaagCCTCTCAAGGAGAAATGTCAGAGCTGTTGTGCAAGGTGTCAATCAGCAACATCCCTGACCCCACCATCTCCGGGCTGGAGCCCTCAGAGAGGATATTGAGCATCTACACTCAGCTCCAGGCCTTCTTCCCACACTTCCGGCGCGTCTACGAGCAGCAGACGGACTTACAGCTCCCGACCAGCCCGCTGCTGTCGGAGCTGACCGGTGTCAGGGCTCGCAGCAGGGACCTGGCTGCTGTCGTCAACAACTTTTACCAGAGGTTCTTCCCAAACCTGCCGGTGCCGGAGCCAGCGGGGGGGCCCACGACACTACCGCCGTCTCAGAACGTCTTCCAGCAGAAGGTCTACGGCTGCGTGGTCTTGAAGACCTACAGGGAGTTCCTCTCGAATGTTTCACGAGAACTGAAGAACCTGAAAAGCAAAGTGTGCAGAAAGAAGCAACGAAGAAACAAACTCTTCTGA